Below is a genomic region from Henckelia pumila isolate YLH828 chromosome 3, ASM3356847v2, whole genome shotgun sequence.
AATTAGCGAAGAATTCTTCAATCTCGGGGAAGAAGATAAGCCGGAGTTCGAGCCCAAGAACGTGTTGGAGCCCGTCCGATATGGAACAAGCTTCAACACTGCTCAAGAGGAGGTTCACTGCTGGAGGGATTTCTTGAAAGTCTTTGTGCATCCCCATTTCCATTCTCCTCAAAAACCACAAGCTTTCAGGTACGTAACATTAacagattattttatttttcctatatctattatatatatagctttttttaattatatatatatgatcacatatatattttataactaCTTTTGATCACGAGAATTCCAATATATATGCATGCACCTCAAGTTAATTATCAATATACCTGCAGCTTACATTTGAAGCTTTCTCATGATGATTGGGATTAGGTAAAACCGCCATTTTTGTCATTTATGTTTGTCATTTCACGATTTCGGTCATCcatgtttttatatttcagttttagtcctgcatgtttcaattttttgcaatttcaatcatttttatTCGAACATGTTTACGCAtcactatacacgtcagctaCACATCAACATTCAACACTGCATTTGTGCGACATcataaaaatgactaaaattgccaaaaaaataaagatagcggactaaaactaaaatctaaaaatatagatGACCAAAATTGCTAAGAGAAAAAGCAATTTTTGCTTGAGATTAATAATATATCTAGCTAATCTAATTAATGAAAAACCATGCTAGGTTGCTTTGATTAATATTGTATTTATTAACGTTTTGATCTATATTTATTAATTGTAGTTAAATGTCATTTTCTTTAATGAATGAACTTTAGCAAAAACTAATGGGCCATGAAGAAGAAAATGGACACCTATGGTATTAATTTGCTTTATCGTCAATTATTGAGAATTTAGATGGAGACATGCATGTGATCATCTAGCGGGTCTCGTGTATTCCATTTAGATGATCACTTGTGACTTGATCATCGTCTTGTACGAATATCTTCTGTGTATGGTCATCCATCACTTAACATCTAGGTGTCTagacggttttttaaaaaatatataaatattttaaaacaaagAATTGTAGTAATGtattttgcatgtttttttaatatttggtCATGTTACCgtgaattttcatttttattcatGTAACATGTgtattagtttattttttttattctttaacTTGTATTTTCTTGTATTTTCAGTACTTTTATGacccataaaaaatatttaaaaaaatgaaaataactaCAATTTcaaggaccaaaaataaaaacaatatacacgtaataggaccaaaaatgaaaattactttaacaagaacaaaaaaaaaaacataattaagtTATATGACTAAAAATACTAATTCATCGCTAACAAGTGAGAGAAaatcattaatatatatatatatatatatatatatatatatatatatatatatatttaccacGGATTTTGGTATATCTAATTATTATTTGGGTTACGCCACATGTGCAATGACGCGCCGTTAGAATACATGTAAATCGTATATGCATGTGTAAAATCCTCACgtagaaaattatattttcccaACTGCAAAGTTCTATAAACTAGAAAGTGATAATGGGGCCATGAAGAGGCTAAGAAAATGGACACCTATGGTATTAATTTGCATTATCGTCAATTATTGAGATTAGATGGAGACATGCATGTGATCATTTAGACGGGTCTCATATATTCCATTTAGATGATCACTTGTGACTTGATCAGATCGTCTTGTACGAATAAAGATATGTATATGGTCACCAATCATTTagcacttttttaaaaaatatataaataatttaaaacaaagaATTGtagtaatatatttttcatgtttttttaaaaaaaaaattttttgatcATGTTATCGTGGATTTTCGTTTTTATTCATGTAACatgtgtattattattattttttttatcctttaacttgtatttttttatattttcagtgtttttatGTCGACCcataaaaaagattaaaaaaatgaaaataactaCAATTTCTTCGAGGAACAAAAATGAAAACAATGTTATACACGTAATAATAGGGATGCACTATTGGAATACCGTGCAAAAATGCGAGAGCTGGTGGGTAAACTGGTGAAAGGGATGTCCCAAGGTTTGGGGCTGGAAGACGGGGAGATGGAGGCAGCGTTGGATATGGGGTCGAGTTTACAAATATTTATTGCAAATCTGTATCCACCATGCCCCCAACCCGAACTTGCACTGGGCTTGCCACCGCATTCGGACCATGGACTTTTCACACTTTTGGTAGAGAATGGAGTTTGTGGGCTACAGATTGAACATCATGGGAAATGGGTTCATGTCAATGCTGTCCCCGGCTCCATCTTGGTTAACATTTCCGATCATCTTGAGGTACGTACGTACGTTACGTTACGTTACGTGAtcatatatatgaaaattcaaGCTGTAAATTGAtcgatgatatatatatatatatgtaagttAAAAGAGAAAATTGCAAAATTAGTAAATtagtcttgtatgtttgtcattttgcgattttggtcctctatgttttcgcatttcagttttagtcctgcatgttttgattttttggcaatttcggtcttttttattcgaaaatgcttacgtaacactgtacacgtcagctccacatcagcactgaattggtgccgcatcagcgccacgtcggaaaaaaaaattaaaattgcaaaaaaaaaaaataataaagatagcggactgaaatcgcaaagtgacgaacatacatgacaaaaaaaacaatttttcctaAATTAAATGATTGtttcattatattatatttggcGGCGTAGATATTTAGTAATGGGAAATACAAAAGCGTGTCGCACAAAGCTGTTGTGAACGACGGAAGGACGAGAATTTCCATTGCCATGGTGAATGGTCCATCCCTGGACACAGAGGTTTGCCCTTGTCCAAAGCTTGTTCAAAAGGATATAGGAGGTGCAATACCAGCATATGTCCCCATGAAGTACAAGGAATACCTCTTGTACAAACAAAGTAACAGACTTGATGGGAAAGACATATTGACACAAGTCAAGTGAAGCTTTTAATTGGGTGACTCATGAATACCTTAATTTGTCAAGCTCCACTCCACTGTTATATATGGAATAATCGATCTCTTTGTGGGAATTAATACTCTATAGTGCATGGAAGCCTTTGATTCGAATCCACACGATCTAAGGGCTGTCATTCTACTAGGagcataaaatattaattgcgTCATTATATATGATCTGCAAATTGTAAGAAGCTACGTTGCTCTGGGTTTCGTATATTTATGTGTTTGGTTGGTGTGGATTGCATAAAATAAACAAGTTTATTATGTAATGATCCATTTTGATAATTTGCCTATATGCTATAATCCAAATGTTTAACGACTTAGGTAGCTCTTAAAGAgcgaaaaattgtttttttggccCTGCATATTtagcactttgcgatttcagtcctttatgttttcatattttagttttactccgtttttttttgtttttttttgcaaatttagtcattttttcgatgtggcgctgatgtggcatCAATGCAGTGCTGATATGAAGCTGACATGTTTATATAGTGCCACAAAagtattttcgaaaaaaaaactaaaattgacaaaaatcaaaacatacatgactaaaactgaaatatgaaaacataaaggatTGAAATCGTAAATTGACAAATATACAAGACCAAAATTTcagttttccaaaaaaaaaaaaaaaagtatagtTCATGAAAAAAGTAGGTTGCATACTTTGTACGTATACTACTAGTGACGTACTAGTCATATATGTTTTTATACAAGATGCTCATGTGCTCatttgaatttcaaataaaaatataacatatGAACATCTAATATATATGAGGATCGGAAGTCGACCTACGTACGTACTAATCGATGCgtcaaataaaattaaagaagTTGCGTACTTCATACGTACTACTAGAGACGTACtaattaatcatatatatatatatatatatatattgacatAGTCGATATGCTTTTATACAAAAAAGCTCATGCGCtcatttgaatttaaaataaaaacataacataTGAAAGCCGACCTACGTACTAATGGAGGTGTCAAATTTAAAAAGTTCGACTCATATATACCTACCGGATCAGCTAGCTAGCTAGACTTCGCATATTGTATTCCATTATTTTTGCAAAAAGCAGTACATGTGGATATTTTAACAAagaaatctttttattttttgaaaaaaaaataaaaaaataataaatccaatactcctctgcaaaaaaaaaaaaatatatgtatatatatatatatctgaaaCAATTAATTCATCgaccaaaaaaaaattctcatatTTGGCGAGTATAAATGGCATCAAGCAACCTGAAACCTTCTAGCTTAATCTGCATCAAAAAGCTTTCAGAATCTCTGAATCTGACCTCCAATATTATACCTTCCAATTATGTCCACTTCGAAAATCCCACAGAAAGTACCACTGCTGTAGACGACCTCCAAGATTCAATCCCAACCATTGATATCTCCCTACTCACATCGGACGATCCGGATCAGAGGTCCAAAGCCATCCAGGACCTGGATAAAGCTTGCCAAGAATGGGGCTTCTTCATGGTAATTAAACTAATTCATCTTCGTATGCAcatatcgtaagtttttttgggtttaattttaatcttttttttttgtgggaGCTAAGGCGGTGAATCATGGAATAGCAGAAGAGTTGATGCAAAAAATGATTGAGATTAGTGAAGAATTCTTCAATCTTGGGGAAGAAGAGAAGCCAGAATTTGATCCCAAGAATGTGTTGGAGCCCATCAGATATGGAACAAGCTTCAACACTGCTCGAGAGAAGGTTCACTGCTGGAAGGATTTCTTGAAGTTGGTTGTTCATCCCCATTTTCATTCTCCTCAAAAACCACAAGCTTTCAGGTATACATACAAATtccttaaattaaattattaagtTTTTAAATATGTTTGACAATATCGTGGAAAATTAAGATTTTGATCATGTtgatttgttttatattttaGTCCGATAATTCATCAGGTTTGATTAGACGTGTTAAAATGGGCCAATGGGGCGGACTGACCCACAACCCATCCTACTACATCATTAGGCGGGGCGGGGTTGGTCGGCCCATCTTTTAGGCGGGTTGGGAAAccatcaacccaacccacctattttaagTGGAGTAACACTCCTATGAGACCgtctcattcgtgagacggATCAATActactcatatttacaataataagtaatatttttggcataaaaaataGTACTTTTTTAATGTGTGACCCAAATAAGAGACCCGTCTCACATAATTAaccgtgagaccgtctcatggGAGTGTTTGTCTTTTAAGTGGCGGGGCGGACCAACTCGGTGGGCTCACGTGTAAATTAACgagtttttgcgggccaacccgcaacccaccacaacccaccattaggcggggcggGGCAGCCCATATTTTAGGCGGGTTGGAAAAttgtcaacccaacccaccaatTTTGTACGGCGGGGCGGGCCAACCGACGGACCTAGCCCATTTTAATACCTCTAGGTTTGATTTCCATCTATCAATTGGATTATTTATGTTTGGAATCACTAAATATaactaatattatttatttgatattgctgttttttataaacaaaatatatattaaatgttaaaatatatctaagtaaaataaaaagtttttgagcaaattggtgataaatccccaaacccaaacttGACTTTGCCCTAGCTCCCTACCCATAAGATTCTTTGCAATAGCTCCCTAGGACcacaaaacttgaatatttaattgtttaattcttgtactggatttatgtttttttatgcttaaaatctaaagactttaTGCTAAAATCTGGAGATTTTGTGTTTATTCATGGTACAAAAAATTCTTGTACTGGATTTATGCttttttatgcttaaaatctaaagactttaTGCTAAAATCTAAAGATTTTGTGTTTATTcatggtacaaagaattatccgtaaaaatggtatcagagccttaggttaattattcagacataatattattcgttaatttatgtttttttttgttgagaagaagattttttttaaaaaagatgacttcaaacgaaggtttgaatcaagaggattttattcatatgactcctataaacaagttaatctattcacaatagattacttacaacaggttgtgattaatgatcttaattttgaagagataaagaaaaatgatttctaactctcaatttttagagattatcccagattcctctaaactcttcggagatcttagagaaattcaaaagacggtacaatattacagcaatcatctgtatgaaatacctcggcaaattgaagaaatccttaagaaacaagaagaaattcttggaaacctaaaggatcttcaaaataaaatcataaatgtAGAACACACTTCGGGTTCTAGAAAATGAAATACAGGAgaaaggttaccactctcatttGATACCGAACATTTGTTACACCAGAaaagtaaaaccaaaatggtccaaaaacctttaaccaatgatgattaatcttataaaagcagtatcagagaaaaacactatctgatgactattttaaaaagattaaatctcgaggatctacaagatcttgcggattcttttgcgaatttcaaagtagtagatctaaaaatgaattcccctgagggtgaacaacccatagggaatcccccaagatatgtggttaaaacaaaagaaccacatagtgagtttcaggttggagaaaattcacatccagcaggaaccagatcgagaaggagtaaaatcccactccatcaaactacttacggaaaaactgttttagatccaatgcatccttacggggttatgttaaaccttgatgttttggactttaaAAACAGAGAaaatcttatagatgattggacgtcagctatgagaatagcagcagggacattagatctcaataaagaaagattcattaaacttctagaaatgagtctaatggaatttgttaagatcgcatgggagatgactatgcaaGAAACTAAGGAAttaatcttagcaggagaatccctcagcgagattggagaaagaatgaccaccctatttaaagcacaattcatagtggtagactatttcaataatcaagatacagaaaaaaagagaagatatactcaagctctttatagcctcgagttacatgatatctgcttagttgatgaatacattatgttattcactaaatacagatggaattcgggagtcgaggaaaatatagctattcagctattttttgcaaaaatgccaagtccctggagagaaattctgattaaagaatatgttCCAGGCAATCTtaatacattggcaagacgtgcctcctttttgaaaagaaaattagcagaatggtgccatatggcagcattacagaagaactacaagaaaataaggggtatagataagcgtacacatttgtgttgtagagaaaatgatcttccaacgatcattggaaacagatcacagggatttaaaatgaagaaattcagaaataatctctataataaaagaatgaaaagttcttggaaaccaagaacattttggtccaaacaaaaggccagatcctatagatcaggtagaagaagtggacctacaagaacatctccagcaacaggctcatcacaaagcaggggaagaacaccattaagaagaactttcagaagaactcatacaagagcaagtgaaagttttaaggattgcaactgctggacatgtggagcaagaggacatatatctacaaattgtccagaaaacgagaaaaaaagagttaaactctttgaagcaacaccagatatggatgatgcggtcttctttcaagatctagtccaagtatatcaatttgaggatatcccctcagatgaaagcatatacgaaaaagagatattgtttagtcgagaagtttctgaagatgaatcagaatcagaatcagagtaaagaggaagtgtttcgccatgaaacacatgaaagtttggctgggttctttagtcaaaccacaatatctcataatatggtccaaaggattatgagagaaaatccaatattatagaagtaccaaggattttcggcaggacaagttgaaagagtcttaggaaacctagggctaagacaaaaaagacataatttgatttataagatATCCAGAAGGAAAATGATGATCCCTATGaaattaaccagtaatcaaattgaaatgcagttaattccctttgaagaaattcgagaagaattacagaaattaaaagcagaagtagcaaagacaatgtcttggattcatattggagcaatccagattatgatcaaggctacttttaaagagggaatagattcacccatagatatcgtagtatgcgataaaagaatgggaaatatacaagatgcggttctaggaactatctcgggaaatttATGTGCAGGAAAAAATGTGgaagttatttatccaagaatagcctacaatttagctgatagagattttagtcgagccttgactttgcatcaaaacttcaaggaagaaaagacttggaggattcaataagaattctacgaaatggaaaaccaagagaattggataagggacaatcccttaatcagattcgagaactctgttcacagacagaggaagaagcaacagttgaaattagtaagtcattaACAtaatttactagaacgcattaaagaagtagaaaggagtaaccatactctaccttctgaggccttaggaaaactaaaggtaaatggtcttaatcggattactgagttacaacacagtctgttaaaaatggcggggccatttagtaatccctttaaaaaatgacaacaagtcttttctccatatacattccgatagggatgttatatgaacaatataaggctgagtattttgcagcttatattgactcgggagcaggaatttgtacagcaaaaaaaGGAGTCtttcctgaagaatgtgaagaagaattgccaaaaattgctggacgagatttctctcgaagaattttaattctttgcaaaggaataaaacaagcacagatccttatgggaggtacatgtcaaacaccttggtacaaggtaaaaacaccaccaatctatttctatgatacaggagctgatatcctgttaggaaataacttcttacaaatgtttaagaagtacacacaagacactgagtcaagaagacttatgttcactacaatttgtgatcataaaattatcgttcaaagactcaaggttgattttttatcgacaattgccgataatatttcgcatccagcgtggtgataaaggacaactttttcacccaaaaatgaaagatccaagaaggtttggagaaaccatgttgaaaataacaacagaacaaaaactccaaacagaggatatggagcttctcaaggtaactctaaatcacagagatatagagttagagaataaaatatcccttgaagatgccaaaaagaggctcaaagaaagttacaacgagcatacTTTGGCATGGTAgtatagaaatcaactcaaagccagtcttactttaaagaaaggcaaagagtatgaattcgtcagatataagcctatcccgatgaacataacagatcaaagggatatgagaatgattatcaaggaacatttggaccttggtttaatcaaatAAGGAGTTTCAcaatatagcagcccaggttttctggttagaaatcatggtgaaataaaaagagggaaacccaggctagttattaactaccaaggtattaataaaatcctggagtttgatggatacttcataccgagtagagaacacctaattagctgtgtacgaaatgctagagtgttctcaaaatttgattgtaagtctggattttaccagattcgaatggaagaaggaagtaagaaattcacagccttctctactccacaaggacactatatttaggaagttatgcctatgggattagctaatgcaccccagatatttcaaaaaaagatggataacctttttaaagattatttcaactttatgtttgtttatattgatgatattcttatagcatcaaaaaatatagacgaacacgttaaacacttagagattttctctaaaatttgtaaacaagaaggactggttttatctgaaaagaaagcagtcatagcaacgaggaaaattgaattcctcggtattgagactgatgaaactggaataattctacaaccccatattgtggaaaaggtaaagaattttccagataaactcaaagatgtaaaacaactccagagttttcttggagtagttaattttgcagggatgttcattaacaatctagcaatgtacagaaaggtgttcagtcctttgttaaaaaaggatgctaggtttatatggaccgatgaccatactaaaggggtaaaccaagtaaaaaaaaatatgtaagaatctcccaaaaatggctatacccgtagatgaagatgatctggtattatttacggatgccagtgacgattggtgggagcagtccttaccaagatcactgcAGATGGaaaaataccatgcagatactgtagcggtcttttttcagaatctgaggccattagatgacatatcaacgagaaggaattttatgcagttaaaagggcttttaaaaaatggccattatttttacttgctaaaaaattcactctgaaggttgataacacccaggtaaaatcTTTCCTAAaaaagattgaatctaaacctgagaaagctaggttattaagatggcaagcattatgtcaaaattatatttttgatattgttattattaaatctcatgaaaatattcttgcagatttcttaacaagagatggaaggcagtgacgtggattccatcatgaaaatacagaggcatctcagggaacacattgggttgcttcaaaacgagttcaaccagttagccattaatgctgaaatggccggcaggttacaacaagctgattggatcaaagtatctaatcgaattacaggatgtatgcaagctcaaacacaactatgagctgctattcaagggccaattatgaaggctatagagaaaccattggtttctcataaaaaagatatgctaaaaccattggttttacaagaacaataAATACAGCCACCGattgtgaaacaagatgttgaggaatctaaaactcaagaaacaagtgctaatctatcatcagcctttgatgatctgtatgaagcaacaattgatgaggataactcatcaagtcaaccctccgcctttggggtaaaagaggaagagatcaatcttaggcccaacactggcaagggcaaatctaagattgatactaatccatctattatttctccattccaggtttatcaacaaaggtgggagaaattgaatacaaggagtgaaatcaacccgaacacttgcagggttgatgttgcaggaatatatccaagggtttggctaaaaaacaatgtcaatcctaaagatgtaaaactctagtatgaatttggggctttggcctcagtttatacaacatcaccaagcttcccggagatatcacagttaccaaaatggatccaggaagcagtccaagaaacatgggcaaataatgatcatttggcCAGAGGAGATCtgcttgagttatactttttcaatgcagctccagaaccaacaatgaaaggatcacacgaaccctttcattttatcaagctgaggagacctgatataaacagtcataaatttatcaaagatcctaaaactgaagaaatacccttggtgtccactttcggggaaaatgagatctcaaccagaagggcatggggtatttgggtctgtcttactgagatggataaaatcaagtttccattcaaattttatcagaatactgtgaatggatcgtttctgttaaacacaatgacaggaaaaactacagcatttgcggaagaactcttcgaaaagaagaaaaatcttttgtggaacaacaagctgccggggagtaaagaaactcgccggaaattctgtaacatggctcatattggacgatggtcagagaatatctgctcAGAATGCCCAAATCAAAAGGATCCAGAATTTagaaaaacctttagaccccgaacggatcaaaaaggtttttccgagacaagcaaaggtggacaaggaccaccaaagatgcgttttcacaggggcctacttcaaaagcaaaagatggcccgacaacaataaagcaggcatgtgaggagaataaagccaaaagaaagtggcagacatgtgattactccactagtaaaagatgccatcaataatggcataaaaaattcaagacaactgtctcctccactagtaaaagatgacATCAATAATGtcataaagaaatacaagacagctgtgaGATTTCCTGAaatttctcggtgaaacgagtggaactacagctataaatacaggcatttgaggaagctgaagatatcgatcattcccttcagttttcttacaaataaattgttgtaatatttctttctctttgtattaagttttcttttatgtattttaagaacaaggctactatgagtagctaaacaagttgtcttctcctcttcaaaggagttgatttatgtaataatattatgtctgaataaatttcctaattctctcgttctttcatgttcatattttataattaaatttatataccatacgccttaaggtagaaaacgaattaaggctgtgctgggtgtcgttgaaagagcttgtgcagaaaccatctgttgcgactgcgtggttggagtgtgaggaacacttcgtaaaactcgacaggtatgacccgacgacattatggtcaaaaaaatatttaaatttaattcatcttacgaaagcatgttggaccctaatctgaagtatatcggctggaaaccttgcgtaactaatagtcttgcatggccgggactggttcgataggtataacaaagccacgtacaaaggattagttttaattatattttaattcaaatatgaggaccactagggagtgaaaataaagaaaggggTGGGTAAGGAGTTAAGTTAAAGAGAAGTTTGGTAGTagggagtttaaaataatttgtccAAAGTTTTTTTTCCCCAGTAgtcataatttcttcaaatataaAAAGAAGGATAATGTCATGTGTATATAGTATATACATAGAGGGTTACACTAAATTaggaaaatatattaattttttttaaaatatctttATTTTCAATTGTTTGTCTTTCTCAAAAAATTCTTaacgaaaatattattattttttattttattatttattgtgcaattttaGGGGTGCCGAAATTGAACCCAATCCGAATTGACAAAAAAATTATCGGATTAGGGTTTGATGTTTTGGAG
It encodes:
- the LOC140887432 gene encoding 2-oxoglutarate-dependent dioxygenase 19-like; amino-acid sequence: MASSSIKKLSESLNLTSNIPSNYVHYYFENPTETTAADDLQDSIPIIDISLLTSDDPDQRSKAIQDLDKACQEWGFFMAVNHGIPEELMQKMIEISEEFFNLGEEDKPEFEPKNVLEPVRYGTSFNTAQEEVHCWRDFLKVFVHPHFHSPQKPQAFRDALLEYRAKMRELVGKLVKGMSQGLGLEDGEMEAALDMGSSLQIFIANLYPPCPQPELALGLPPHSDHGLFTLLVENGVCGLQIEHHGKWVHVNAVPGSILVNISDHLEIFSNGKYKSVSHKAVVNDGRTRISIAMVNGPSLDTEVCPCPKLVQKDIGGAIPAYVPMKYKEYLLYKQSNRLDGKDILTQVK